The following are from one region of the Gammaproteobacteria bacterium genome:
- the ihfA gene encoding integration host factor subunit alpha, whose amino-acid sequence MMALTKAELAEKLFEDLGLNKREAKELVEMFFEEVRDALAKGVQVKLSGFGNFNLRDKRQRPGRNPKTGEEIPITSRRVVTFHPGQKLKARVEAYAGSQQP is encoded by the coding sequence ATCATGGCGTTGACAAAGGCGGAATTGGCCGAAAAATTGTTCGAAGACCTTGGCTTGAACAAGCGTGAAGCCAAAGAGCTGGTGGAAATGTTTTTCGAGGAGGTGCGCGACGCGTTGGCCAAAGGGGTGCAGGTCAAGCTCTCCGGTTTCGGTAATTTCAATCTGCGCGATAAGCGGCAGCGCCCTGGACGTAACCCCAAGACAGGCGAGGAGATTCCGATCACATCGCGCCGTGTCGTAACCTTCCATCCTGGTCAGAAATTAAAAGCGCGGGTAGAGGCGTATGCTGGAAGCCAGCAGCCATAA
- the pheT gene encoding phenylalanine--tRNA ligase subunit beta, whose amino-acid sequence MKFSEHWLREWVNPAITTEQLSAQLTMAGLEVDAIEPVAPAFSKVVVGEVLVVAPHPDAERLKVCQVNIGEAQPLQIVCGAANVQVGLRVPAALVGAQLPGGLEIKRAKLRGVESFGMLCSAKELGLAENANGLMVLPPDTLPGADVRVYLHLDDASIELGITPNRGDCLSIAGIAREVAVLNRLTVAAPSIAEVPATITDILPIEVAAPAACPRYVGRVIKGVNPSAETPLWMRERLRRSGVRSIGPVVDVTNYVLLEMGQPMHAFDLAKLSGSIHVRYALAGEVITLLDGQQVTLDAGTLLICDQRQPQAIAGIMGGLDAAISDVTDTLFLESAFFAPAAVSGHARRYGLHTDSSHRFERGVDPNLPRRAMERATALLLAIVGGQAGPVVEAVAQEHLPERKPIKLRAARVRRLLGVAIPGYQVSDILVRLGMGVAHEGEDWQVTPPSFRFDIAIEADLIEEVGRIHGYTELPSARPVGPLTIHSQPESRIDVGRMRQILIDRSYQEAITYSFVDSALQRVLDPQTTPLALANPISADMAVMRTSLWPGLIQALMYNQNRQQGRIRLFEAGVRFLPQDNGIKEEKMVAGVVTGNLCPEQWGEQMRLADFYDLKADVEALLGLTACSDEFIFAARQHPALHPGQSAAITRRDGDLVGWIGAVHPVVERELGLTGRVLLFELCLSAIGQARLPRFHEISKYPAIRRDIAIIVDEAVSSQAVHDCVVGVAGTLLQNVQLFDVYRGKGIDPGRKSLALGLTWQDSSRTLTDEDVNSLMEIVLNKLGLDLGAKLRD is encoded by the coding sequence ATGAAATTCAGCGAACACTGGTTGCGGGAATGGGTGAATCCCGCTATCACCACCGAACAATTATCCGCGCAGTTGACCATGGCTGGCTTGGAAGTCGATGCCATTGAGCCTGTCGCGCCTGCCTTTTCAAAGGTGGTAGTAGGCGAGGTGCTGGTGGTTGCGCCGCATCCGGATGCCGAGCGTCTCAAGGTGTGCCAGGTGAATATCGGTGAGGCGCAGCCATTGCAGATCGTGTGTGGTGCAGCCAATGTGCAGGTAGGGCTGCGTGTGCCCGCTGCACTGGTTGGAGCGCAGCTCCCCGGCGGGCTGGAGATCAAGCGGGCGAAGCTGCGTGGTGTCGAATCCTTTGGTATGTTGTGCTCCGCCAAGGAACTGGGTCTGGCAGAGAATGCTAATGGTTTGATGGTCTTGCCGCCCGACACCCTGCCCGGTGCGGATGTGCGCGTCTATCTTCATCTCGACGATGCCAGCATCGAATTGGGGATTACGCCCAATCGCGGTGATTGCCTGAGTATCGCCGGGATTGCACGCGAGGTGGCGGTGTTGAACCGGCTGACTGTGGCCGCGCCGTCTATCGCTGAGGTGCCTGCTACCATCACAGATATTTTGCCCATTGAAGTCGCCGCCCCCGCTGCGTGCCCGCGTTATGTGGGACGCGTCATCAAGGGCGTCAATCCGAGCGCCGAGACGCCGTTGTGGATGCGCGAACGTCTGCGCCGTAGCGGTGTGCGCAGCATCGGCCCGGTGGTGGACGTTACCAATTACGTTCTACTGGAAATGGGCCAGCCGATGCACGCCTTTGATCTGGCGAAGCTGAGCGGCAGCATCCATGTGCGGTACGCGCTCGCAGGGGAGGTTATCACGCTACTGGATGGACAGCAGGTCACCCTCGATGCGGGCACTTTGCTGATATGCGATCAGCGTCAGCCGCAGGCTATCGCCGGGATCATGGGCGGGCTGGACGCGGCGATCAGTGACGTGACGGACACGCTGTTTCTGGAAAGCGCCTTCTTTGCGCCGGCGGCGGTGAGCGGCCATGCGCGCCGCTACGGACTGCATACTGACTCATCGCACCGCTTCGAGCGCGGGGTTGATCCGAACCTGCCGCGGCGCGCCATGGAACGTGCCACCGCCTTGTTGCTGGCAATTGTGGGGGGGCAGGCGGGGCCGGTGGTCGAGGCCGTGGCCCAGGAACATCTGCCTGAGCGAAAGCCTATCAAGCTGCGCGCCGCGCGCGTGCGCCGTTTGCTGGGGGTGGCTATTCCTGGCTATCAGGTCTCCGACATCTTGGTACGGCTTGGTATGGGGGTGGCTCACGAGGGGGAAGATTGGCAGGTTACTCCGCCGAGTTTCCGCTTTGATATTGCTATCGAGGCCGATCTCATCGAAGAGGTCGGGCGGATTCACGGCTACACCGAACTCCCCAGCGCCCGGCCCGTGGGGCCGTTGACCATTCATTCACAACCGGAGTCACGTATTGATGTGGGGCGGATGCGTCAGATATTGATAGATCGAAGCTATCAGGAGGCGATCACCTATAGTTTTGTCGATTCCGCTTTGCAACGCGTGCTGGATCCGCAAACCACACCCTTGGCGTTGGCTAACCCGATTTCGGCGGATATGGCAGTGATGCGTACCAGCCTCTGGCCGGGCCTGATACAGGCGCTGATGTATAACCAAAATCGTCAGCAGGGGCGGATCAGGCTATTTGAGGCGGGCGTGAGATTCTTGCCGCAAGACAATGGAATTAAAGAAGAAAAAATGGTCGCGGGGGTTGTTACTGGCAACCTTTGTCCGGAGCAATGGGGCGAGCAGATGCGGCTTGCGGACTTTTATGATCTCAAGGCTGATGTCGAAGCCTTGCTGGGATTGACCGCGTGTTCAGATGAGTTTATTTTTGCTGCCAGGCAACACCCGGCGCTTCATCCTGGTCAATCCGCCGCCATTACCCGGCGCGACGGTGATCTGGTGGGTTGGATAGGTGCTGTTCACCCTGTCGTGGAGCGTGAATTAGGCTTGACGGGGAGAGTATTGCTGTTTGAATTGTGCTTGTCGGCTATCGGGCAAGCTAGGTTGCCGCGTTTTCATGAAATATCCAAATACCCGGCAATCCGCCGTGATATTGCTATCATCGTGGATGAGGCTGTTTCGTCGCAGGCCGTGCATGATTGCGTGGTCGGCGTGGCTGGTACGCTGTTGCAAAACGTGCAGTTGTTTGACGTATATCGCGGCAAAGGCATTGATCCTGGAAGAAAAAGCCTTGCTTTGGGCTTGACGTGGCAGGATTCTTCGCGCACTCTTACGGATGAGGATGTTAACAGCCTCATGGAAATAGTGTTAAACAAGCTTGGGTTGGACCTTGGCGCTAAATTGAGAGACTAG
- the pheS gene encoding phenylalanine--tRNA ligase subunit alpha — MQELTELVQQAEKEIAQAQSLSDLDQARVRYLGKKGLLTEYLKSLGNLSPEERPKAGQAVNATKEAVTASIEARLAVIESAAITAKLAAETLDVTLPGRGQVSGGLHPITRTLERIEQLFAQVGFEVAEGPEAESDYYNFEALNIPAHHPARAMHDTFYFDAHTLLRTHTSPVQIHVMQDRPPPLRVIAPGRVYRCDSDLTHTPMFHQVEGFMIDENVSFADLKGMLNDFLRGFFEQDLNTRFRPSYFPFTEPSAEVDIQCVMCGGSGCRVCKHTGWLEVLGCGMIHPQVFANVGIDNEQYTGFAFGMGVERLAMLRYGVNDLRLFFENDLRFLRQFG; from the coding sequence GTGCAAGAGCTGACAGAGCTTGTACAGCAGGCCGAAAAAGAGATCGCGCAGGCACAGAGTTTGTCCGATCTTGATCAGGCCCGGGTACGTTATCTCGGTAAAAAGGGCCTGCTTACTGAATACCTTAAGAGTTTAGGCAATCTCTCGCCTGAAGAAAGACCTAAGGCGGGTCAGGCTGTCAACGCCACCAAGGAAGCGGTGACGGCCAGCATTGAAGCGCGACTCGCTGTTATCGAGAGTGCGGCGATTACGGCCAAATTGGCGGCGGAAACGCTTGATGTAACATTGCCCGGAAGGGGGCAAGTGTCAGGTGGTCTGCATCCGATAACGCGCACCCTTGAGCGTATCGAGCAGTTGTTTGCCCAAGTGGGTTTCGAGGTGGCCGAAGGACCGGAGGCGGAGAGCGATTATTACAACTTTGAGGCGCTGAATATTCCAGCGCATCATCCGGCGCGCGCGATGCATGACACGTTTTATTTCGACGCCCACACCCTGTTACGCACCCATACCTCGCCGGTACAGATCCATGTAATGCAAGACCGTCCGCCGCCGCTGCGGGTGATCGCCCCCGGGCGCGTCTATCGCTGCGATTCCGATCTGACGCATACCCCGATGTTCCATCAGGTGGAAGGTTTCATGATCGACGAAAATGTGAGCTTCGCCGATTTGAAGGGGATGCTCAACGATTTCTTGCGTGGCTTTTTCGAGCAGGATCTCAATACCCGTTTTCGTCCCTCCTACTTTCCCTTTACCGAACCTTCGGCAGAGGTGGACATCCAGTGCGTGATGTGCGGCGGCAGCGGTTGCCGGGTGTGCAAGCATACCGGCTGGCTGGAGGTGCTGGGGTGCGGCATGATCCATCCCCAGGTGTTTGCCAACGTCGGCATCGATAATGAGCAGTACACCGGCTTTGCCTTCGGTATGGGGGTGGAGCGTCTCGCCATGCTGCGCTATGGCGTCAACGACCTGCGCCTGTTTTTTGAAAACGACCTGCGCTTTTTGCGGCAGTTTGGGTAA
- the rplT gene encoding 50S ribosomal protein L20, whose protein sequence is MPRVKRGVTARARHKKIIDQAKGHRGRRNSVFRVATQSVIKAGQYAYRDRRQRKRQFRALWITRINAASRECGLSYSRMINGLNKAAVAIDRKVLADIAVYDKAAFALLAEKAKAGLSS, encoded by the coding sequence ATGCCAAGAGTAAAACGTGGCGTTACCGCCCGCGCCAGACACAAAAAAATTATCGATCAGGCCAAGGGCCATCGTGGTAGACGCAACAGTGTCTTCCGCGTAGCAACCCAGAGCGTCATCAAGGCCGGCCAGTATGCCTACCGTGATCGCCGCCAGAGGAAGCGTCAGTTCCGCGCCCTGTGGATTACCCGTATCAACGCCGCCTCGCGTGAGTGCGGCCTGTCCTACAGCCGTATGATCAACGGCCTGAATAAGGCCGCTGTGGCAATCGACCGTAAGGTTTTGGCTGATATCGCGGTCTATGACAAGGCTGCATTTGCCCTATTGGCGGAAAAGGCCAAGGCTGGACTGTCGAGCTGA
- the rpmI gene encoding 50S ribosomal protein L35, with the protein MPKLKTNSGAAKRFKRTASGGFKHKQSFRNHILTKKSSKRKRHLRHNSMLDKSDVAGLNRLLPNS; encoded by the coding sequence ATGCCTAAGTTGAAAACCAATAGCGGCGCGGCCAAGCGTTTCAAGCGCACGGCCTCTGGCGGCTTTAAACACAAACAATCGTTCCGTAACCACATCCTCACTAAAAAGAGTTCAAAGCGGAAACGGCACCTGCGTCATAACTCGATGCTGGACAAATCCGATGTGGCAGGACTTAACCGTCTGCTGCCCAACAGTTAA
- the infC gene encoding translation initiation factor IF-3 yields MAADKEVRLNDEIRSPQVRLIGVDGEMVGVVTSREALQMAIEAELDLVEIVPNATPPVCRIMDYGKFLFEESKKRHAAKKKQKQIQVKEVKFRPGTEEGDYQVKLRNLIRFLSEGDKAKVTIRFRGRELVHQELGFKIVKRLEVDLAEVGVVEQHPKMEGRQMVMVLSPKK; encoded by the coding sequence ATCGCCGCTGACAAAGAGGTTCGCCTCAATGATGAGATAAGGTCCCCGCAGGTTCGCCTGATCGGAGTCGATGGAGAGATGGTAGGCGTGGTTACCTCGAGAGAGGCGCTGCAAATGGCTATCGAGGCCGAGCTGGATCTTGTGGAGATTGTCCCGAACGCGACGCCTCCCGTATGCCGCATTATGGATTATGGCAAGTTCTTGTTTGAAGAAAGCAAGAAGCGCCATGCGGCGAAAAAGAAACAGAAGCAAATCCAGGTTAAGGAAGTAAAGTTTCGACCAGGGACGGAGGAAGGGGATTATCAGGTAAAACTACGCAACCTGATACGTTTCCTGAGTGAAGGGGATAAGGCCAAGGTAACCATCAGGTTCCGTGGCCGAGAGCTGGTGCACCAAGAACTCGGGTTCAAGATCGTAAAACGGCTTGAAGTCGATCTGGCGGAAGTCGGTGTTGTTGAACAACACCCGAAAATGGAAGGCCGCCAGATGGTGATGGTTCTTTCCCCCAAGAAGTAG
- the thrS gene encoding threonine--tRNA ligase encodes MPIITLPDGSQRNFDHPVTVQQVAASIGAGLAKAALAGKIDDRLVDISYVIEHDAHLAIVTDKGPEGLEVIRHSCAHLLAQAVKALFPDAQVTIGPVIEDGFYYDFAYQRPFTPEDLQAIENKMLELTAQDLPVSRSVMPRDEAVIFFRNMGEEYKAKIIEDIPAHEVLSLYSQGDFTDLCRGPHVPSTGKIKAFKLMKVAGAYWRGDSKNAMLQRIYGTAWSDKKALDAYLHRLEEAEKRDHRKIGKAQDLFHLQEEAPGMVFWHPKGWGIWQVVEQYMRQVFRDNGYQEIRTPQVMDRMMWEKSGHWENYRENMFTTHSESRDFAVKPMNCPGHIQVFNQGLKSYRDLPLRLAEFGSCHRNEPSGALHGIMRVRGFTQDDAHIFCTEEQVQDEVSVFIDLVRKVYADFGFNEILVKLSTRPEKRVGLDEAWDKAEHALEQALNSKGLSWDLQPGEGAFYGPKIEFSLKDSIGRVWQCGTVQLDFSLPERLDASYISEDSSRKVPVMLHRAILGSLERFIGILIEHHAGFFPVWLAPVQVVVMNITDKQAGYTQEIEELLRKQGFRVKSDLRNEKIGFKIREHTLQRVPYLLVIGDREVNERLLAVRARGGEDLGSMSLDAFLGRLNADIASRGLTVSEG; translated from the coding sequence ATGCCCATCATAACCCTTCCCGACGGTAGTCAGCGTAACTTCGATCATCCCGTGACCGTGCAGCAGGTCGCCGCGAGCATTGGCGCCGGTTTGGCCAAGGCCGCCCTGGCGGGCAAGATTGATGACAGGCTGGTCGATATCTCGTATGTCATCGAGCATGACGCCCACCTAGCGATTGTGACCGACAAAGGTCCCGAGGGCCTGGAAGTTATCCGTCATTCCTGCGCCCATTTGCTGGCGCAAGCCGTCAAGGCGTTATTTCCCGACGCCCAGGTGACCATCGGCCCGGTGATCGAAGACGGCTTTTACTACGATTTTGCCTATCAGCGCCCCTTTACCCCGGAAGATCTCCAGGCCATCGAAAACAAGATGCTGGAATTGACTGCCCAGGATCTGCCAGTGTCCCGCTCGGTGATGCCGCGTGATGAGGCCGTGATCTTCTTCCGCAACATGGGTGAGGAATACAAGGCCAAGATCATTGAAGATATCCCGGCGCACGAAGTGTTGTCCCTCTATAGCCAAGGTGACTTTACCGATCTGTGCCGTGGTCCGCACGTGCCTTCGACCGGAAAGATCAAGGCCTTTAAGCTGATGAAGGTGGCGGGGGCATATTGGCGCGGCGATTCGAAAAATGCGATGTTGCAGCGCATCTACGGCACCGCCTGGTCCGACAAGAAGGCGCTCGACGCCTATCTGCACCGCCTGGAAGAGGCTGAAAAGCGTGATCACCGCAAGATAGGCAAGGCCCAGGATCTATTCCATCTTCAGGAGGAAGCGCCGGGCATGGTGTTCTGGCATCCCAAGGGGTGGGGTATTTGGCAGGTGGTGGAACAGTACATGCGCCAGGTATTCCGCGATAACGGCTATCAGGAAATCCGTACCCCGCAGGTGATGGACCGGATGATGTGGGAAAAATCCGGGCACTGGGAAAATTACCGCGAGAACATGTTTACCACGCACTCCGAGTCGCGCGACTTTGCTGTTAAGCCGATGAATTGCCCTGGACACATCCAGGTGTTCAATCAGGGCTTGAAGAGCTACCGCGATCTGCCGCTGCGCCTGGCCGAGTTTGGCTCCTGTCACCGCAATGAGCCCTCCGGCGCGCTGCACGGCATCATGCGGGTGCGCGGCTTCACGCAGGATGACGCGCATATCTTTTGCACCGAGGAGCAGGTTCAGGATGAGGTCTCCGTGTTCATTGATCTGGTGCGCAAGGTATACGCGGATTTTGGTTTTAACGAGATTTTAGTTAAGCTCTCCACCCGTCCCGAAAAGCGTGTCGGCTTGGATGAGGCGTGGGACAAGGCGGAGCATGCGCTGGAGCAAGCACTCAACAGCAAAGGCCTGTCGTGGGATTTGCAGCCGGGCGAGGGCGCCTTCTATGGACCGAAAATCGAGTTCTCGCTCAAGGATTCCATTGGGCGCGTCTGGCAATGTGGTACAGTACAGCTTGATTTTTCCTTGCCGGAGCGGCTTGACGCATCCTATATCTCCGAAGACAGCTCCCGGAAAGTACCCGTCATGCTGCACCGCGCCATACTGGGTTCGCTGGAGCGTTTTATCGGCATTTTGATCGAGCACCATGCCGGTTTCTTTCCTGTCTGGTTGGCGCCCGTCCAGGTGGTGGTGATGAATATTACCGATAAACAGGCCGGATATACGCAGGAAATTGAAGAATTACTGAGAAAACAGGGTTTCAGGGTTAAATCAGACTTGAGAAATGAGAAGATCGGCTTTAAAATTCGTGAGCACACGTTACAGCGTGTGCCGTACCTCCTCGTTATAGGAGATCGCGAAGTAAATGAACGTTTGCTGGCCGTGCGTGCGCGTGGCGGAGAAGATCTGGGCAGCATGTCACTTGATGCCTTCCTGGGTCGTCTCAATGCCGATATCGCGAGCCGCGGCCTTACTGTTTCGGAGGGTTAG
- the leuC gene encoding 3-isopropylmalate dehydratase large subunit, with protein sequence MAGKTLYDKLWDAHVVRCNDDGTCLLYIDRHLVHEVTSPQAFDGLRLAGRKPWRVDANLAVADHNVPTTDRSHGIADPVSRLQVETLDNNCDEFGITEFRMNDPRQGIVHVIGPEQGATLPGMTVVCGDSHTSTHGAFGALAHGIGTSEVEHVLATQCLIQKKSKNMLISVDGQVGAGVTAKDIVLAIIGEIGTAGGTGYAIEFGGEAIRALSMEGRMTVCNMAIEAGARAGMVAVDDKTIDYVKGRHYAPVGEAWKRAVTAWRDLHSDPDAVFDRVLHINAASIKPQVTWGTSPEMVVPVDGRVPDPAQESDAVKREGMTRALRYMNLTPGMAITDIAIDKVFIGSCTNSRIEDLRAAAAIARGQHVASNVKLALVVPGSGLVKRQAEAEGLDRIFIEAGFEWREPGCSMCLAMNADRLEPGERCASTSNRNFEGRQGPGGRTHLVSPAMAAAAAVAGHFVDVRELA encoded by the coding sequence GTGGCCGGAAAAACCTTGTACGATAAATTGTGGGACGCGCATGTGGTGCGCTGCAATGATGATGGTACGTGTCTTTTGTACATTGATCGCCATCTTGTGCACGAGGTTACCTCCCCTCAGGCCTTTGACGGGCTGCGTCTGGCCGGGCGCAAGCCATGGCGCGTGGACGCAAACCTGGCGGTGGCCGATCACAACGTTCCGACTACCGATCGCAGTCACGGAATAGCCGATCCTGTCTCACGTTTGCAAGTGGAGACGCTTGATAACAATTGCGACGAGTTTGGTATCACCGAATTCCGGATGAATGACCCACGCCAAGGCATCGTCCATGTCATCGGCCCGGAGCAGGGCGCGACGCTGCCTGGCATGACCGTGGTGTGCGGTGATTCGCACACCTCCACTCACGGCGCCTTTGGCGCGCTGGCGCACGGTATCGGCACCTCCGAAGTTGAGCATGTGCTTGCCACCCAGTGCCTGATCCAGAAGAAATCGAAAAATATGCTCATCAGCGTGGATGGCCAAGTGGGCGCTGGTGTCACGGCCAAGGATATCGTGCTGGCGATTATCGGTGAAATCGGCACTGCGGGCGGTACAGGCTATGCCATCGAGTTCGGCGGTGAGGCGATCCGCGCGCTCTCCATGGAAGGCCGCATGACGGTCTGCAACATGGCCATCGAGGCCGGTGCGCGTGCGGGCATGGTGGCGGTGGACGACAAGACTATCGACTATGTGAAAGGGCGGCATTATGCCCCCGTTGGCGAGGCATGGAAGCGGGCGGTGACGGCTTGGCGCGATCTGCACAGCGATCCGGACGCAGTGTTCGACCGGGTGTTGCATATCAATGCCGCCTCCATCAAGCCTCAGGTGACGTGGGGCACCTCGCCGGAAATGGTGGTGCCGGTGGATGGCCGCGTGCCCGATCCTGCCCAGGAGTCTGATGCAGTAAAGCGCGAGGGGATGACGCGGGCGCTACGTTATATGAACCTGACGCCGGGCATGGCGATCACCGATATCGCCATCGACAAGGTGTTCATCGGCTCCTGCACCAATTCGCGCATTGAAGACCTGCGCGCCGCCGCAGCGATTGCGCGTGGCCAGCATGTCGCCAGCAATGTAAAGCTCGCCCTGGTGGTGCCGGGCTCAGGTCTGGTTAAACGCCAGGCCGAAGCGGAAGGACTGGACAGGATTTTTATCGAGGCCGGTTTTGAATGGCGCGAGCCAGGGTGCTCCATGTGCCTGGCCATGAACGCCGACCGTCTGGAGCCGGGCGAGCGCTGCGCCTCCACCTCGAACCGCAACTTCGAAGGCCGCCAAGGCCCAGGTGGACGTACACATCTGGTCAGCCCGGCAATGGCCGCCGCAGCGGCAGTGGCGGGACATTTTGTGGATGTTCGTGAGCTTGCATAG